A genomic segment from Bacteroidota bacterium encodes:
- the recG gene encoding ATP-dependent DNA helicase RecG — protein sequence MAASDSSPKQSAALERAPKAPDGTVLDPHDPRVLDVPIADLPRVGERRSAPLVKAGVKTFGDLFRFYPRRYLDRSTVTPINELVEGLNEAVTIVGRVSAKGVVPGRGSMRLEVRFQDDSGGTLKAVWFRGAKWIGKQFDQGGLYAVHGKVEKYGRTFSMAHPDFDRLDAESAALDTGRIIPLYPGGAAFDKVNLTSRALRRHIYELFKTHGLALPEVLPDWMRKAYDLIDGRVALRAIHFPKDSGELGRAKRRLKFEELFFLQLLLALTHEKKQAIAGPTLGGPGAYTRQFIDEVLPFTLTGAQQRALDEIAADTARGVQMNRLVQGDVGSGKTVVGVGAMLMALDAGYQAAFMAPTEILAEQHYANLQSYFQPLGLQVHLLIGGQRKAWRTEVLDDLREGRVPFVVGTHAIIEDHVEFERLGLAIIDEQHRFGVMQRAKMFHKGLRPHMLLMTATPIPRSLAMTVYGDLDVTIIDERPAGRKPIQTQLYTEKRREDAYAFIKKQLREGRQAYVVYPLVEESEAEMLAEIKDAENGAAELAERFRPYRVELVHGRMLPYEKDEAMQRFKNREADLLVATTVIEVGVDVPNATIMVIEHAERFGLAQLHQLRGRVGRGADQSYCFLMASYKRSAEAEERLQAMVDTDDGFKISEIDLKLRGAGDFFGTRQSGLPDLKIADIVQDQDILQAARAAAFALVERDPKLEQPEHQTLRDHFAKSAPKSLGFARVG from the coding sequence ATGGCCGCCTCCGACTCCTCGCCCAAGCAATCCGCCGCGCTCGAACGCGCACCGAAAGCCCCCGACGGCACGGTGCTCGATCCCCACGACCCGCGCGTGCTCGACGTGCCCATCGCGGACCTCCCACGGGTTGGGGAGCGACGGTCAGCGCCGCTGGTGAAGGCGGGCGTGAAGACGTTCGGCGACCTGTTTCGCTTCTACCCACGCCGCTACCTCGATCGCTCGACCGTCACGCCGATCAACGAGCTGGTGGAGGGACTGAACGAGGCCGTCACCATCGTCGGGCGCGTGTCGGCGAAGGGTGTCGTGCCGGGGCGTGGCTCGATGCGGCTGGAGGTGCGCTTCCAGGACGACTCCGGCGGTACGCTCAAGGCCGTGTGGTTTCGCGGCGCGAAGTGGATCGGCAAGCAGTTCGACCAGGGCGGGCTCTACGCCGTCCACGGCAAGGTCGAGAAGTACGGCCGCACGTTCTCGATGGCGCACCCCGACTTCGACCGGCTCGACGCTGAGAGCGCGGCGCTCGACACGGGGCGCATCATTCCGCTCTACCCCGGCGGCGCGGCGTTCGATAAGGTCAACCTCACGAGCCGCGCGCTGCGGCGGCACATCTACGAGTTGTTCAAGACCCACGGCCTCGCGCTGCCGGAGGTGCTGCCCGACTGGATGCGCAAGGCCTATGACTTGATTGACGGTCGCGTGGCGCTGCGGGCGATTCACTTCCCGAAAGACTCCGGGGAGCTAGGCCGCGCGAAGCGCCGCCTCAAGTTCGAGGAGCTTTTTTTCCTACAACTGCTCCTCGCGCTGACCCACGAGAAGAAGCAAGCCATCGCGGGGCCCACGCTCGGCGGGCCGGGCGCCTACACGCGGCAGTTCATCGACGAGGTACTGCCGTTCACGCTCACCGGCGCGCAGCAGCGGGCGCTCGACGAGATCGCCGCCGACACCGCGCGCGGCGTGCAGATGAACCGCCTCGTCCAGGGCGATGTCGGCTCGGGCAAGACGGTCGTCGGCGTCGGCGCGATGCTGATGGCGCTCGACGCGGGCTACCAGGCCGCGTTCATGGCCCCGACGGAGATCCTCGCCGAGCAGCACTACGCGAACCTGCAGTCGTACTTCCAGCCGCTGGGCTTGCAGGTCCACCTGCTCATCGGCGGGCAGCGCAAGGCGTGGCGCACCGAGGTGCTCGATGACCTCCGCGAGGGCCGCGTCCCGTTCGTCGTCGGCACGCACGCCATCATTGAGGACCACGTCGAGTTCGAGCGCCTCGGCCTCGCCATCATCGACGAGCAGCACCGCTTCGGCGTCATGCAGCGCGCGAAGATGTTCCACAAGGGCCTCCGCCCGCACATGCTCCTGATGACGGCCACGCCCATCCCGCGCTCCCTCGCGATGACGGTCTACGGCGACCTCGACGTGACCATCATCGACGAGCGCCCCGCCGGTCGCAAGCCGATCCAGACGCAGCTCTACACCGAGAAGCGCCGCGAGGACGCCTACGCGTTCATCAAGAAGCAACTGCGCGAAGGACGGCAGGCCTACGTCGTCTACCCGCTCGTGGAGGAGTCGGAGGCGGAGATGCTCGCCGAGATCAAGGACGCCGAGAACGGGGCCGCCGAGCTCGCCGAGCGCTTCCGCCCCTACCGCGTCGAACTGGTCCACGGGCGGATGCTGCCCTACGAGAAGGACGAGGCGATGCAGCGCTTCAAGAACCGCGAGGCCGACCTCCTGGTCGCGACGACGGTGATCGAGGTGGGTGTGGACGTGCCCAACGCGACGATCATGGTGATCGAGCACGCCGAGCGCTTTGGGCTGGCGCAGCTCCACCAGCTACGCGGGCGCGTCGGGCGCGGGGCTGACCAGTCGTACTGCTTCCTGATGGCGTCCTACAAGCGCTCCGCCGAGGCCGAGGAGCGCCTCCAGGCGATGGTGGACACCGACGACGGCTTCAAGATCTCCGAGATCGACCTCAAGCTGCGCGGCGCAGGCGACTTCTTCGGCACGCGCCAGAGCGGCCTGCCCGACCTCAAGATCGCGGACATCGTGCAGGACCAGGACATCCTGCAGGCCGCCCGCGCCGCCGCCTTCGCGCTCGTGGAGCGGGACCCGAAGCTGGAGCAGCCTGAGCACCAAACGCTGCGAGATCACTTCGCCAAGAGCGCGCCCAAGAGTCTGGGGTTTGCCCGGGTGGGGTAG